The proteins below are encoded in one region of Belonocnema kinseyi isolate 2016_QV_RU_SX_M_011 chromosome 3, B_treatae_v1, whole genome shotgun sequence:
- the LOC117170246 gene encoding uncharacterized protein LOC117170246 — MAYRLRFGLLPELLGRVENNMIVPLNPEKYRNTQRSVDPSIYFRPIYTYRRGGSTFIRFDPPPKFHYGDELWRPSFSVDRPYAVLHGTHFYELHAPPDRENEIVEPQENDVVKRNGIPRATFDEQGKWVPLRSNG, encoded by the exons ATGGCATACCGACTCCGATTTGGACTTCTCCCTGAACTTCTTGGAAGAGTTGAAAATAACATGATCGTTCCACTTAATCCAG AAAAATATCGAAATACTCAAAGAAGTGTTGATCCATCCATATATTTCCGTCCAATATATACTTATCGCAGAGGAGGCTCGACTTTTATACGTTTTG ACCCACCACCGAAATTCCATTATGGTGATGAATTGTGGCGACCGAGTTTTTCTGTTGATCGCCCTTATGCAGTATTGCATGGAACTCATTTTTATGAACTGCATGCACCTCCAGAcc GGGAAAATGAGATAGTCGAACCTCAAGAAAATGATGTAGTGAAACGGAATGGAATTCCTCGTGCAACATTCGATGAACAAGGCAAGTGGGTACCATTACGTTCTAATGGCTAG